The Parolsenella catena region CGGCCGGAGCGGTCTGCCGGCACGCCGTAGAGGGCGTCTCCCAGGATGGGATAGCCACGGCTTGCGAGGTGCACGCGGATCTGGTGCTTGCGGCCCGTCTCGAGAGTGAGCTCGAGCAGCGAGAGACGCGCACGGCGAGGGCCTGCCACGTCAAGCACGCGCACGCGGGTACGGCTCGGCTTGCCCACGCGAGCGTCCACGCGCATGCGACGGGCGTCATGGCGGTCACGGGCGAGGGCCGCGTCTATCACGCTCAGGCCCTCGGGCACCTCGCCGCGCACGATGGCCAGGTAGCGCTTCTCGATGCCGTCATGGGAGGCAACGAGCGCGTCCAGCCTGGGCTGAACGGCCTTGTCCAGGCAAAAGAGCACAAGGCCGGTGGTGTCGGCGTCCAGGCGCTGCACGGCCTGGAGCTGGGCGGCCGCCTCGTCGCGGCCCTCGCGCTCGAGGTGGGCCCGCACGACGTCCGTGAGCGTCGCCGTCCCCGTGCCGTCCCCGTGGACGATGAGACCGGCGGGCTTGTCGGCCGCGAGGAGCCACTCGTCCTCGTAGACGACCGCCGGCGCGGCGGGGGCCTCGTGGGTCCCCGCGGCGCCGGCGGCGTTGTGTCCCTTGTTGGGCCCCACGCTAGGCGAGGCGCTCGGCCACGCGCGCGGCGAGCTCGTCCATGGGCACGCTCACCTGCTCGTGGGTGCCCATGTCGCGGATCGTGGCCGTGTGTGCGGCCACCTCGTCCGGGCCGATGACGACGCACAGGCTGGCGTTGTGCTTGTCGGCCTGCTTGAACTGGGCCTTGAGCGAGCGGCCCTGGTAGTCTGCCTCGGTGCGGATGCCCGCGCGGCGCAGCGCAAGCGTGGCCGAGAACACGGCCGGGCGCATCTCTGCCTCGGTGCCAGCCACATAGACGCAGCTCGGCTCCTCGCCGCCCAGGTTCACACCCTCGGCCTCCAGCGCGAGCATGACGCGCTCGAAGCCCACGGCGAATCCGATGCCGGGCGTGGGCTTGCCGCCCTCGAGCTCCATGAGGCCGTCGTAGCGGCCGCCGCCACCGATGGCGCCGATGGCGGGGTCTGGCGTGTAGTCAACCTCGAAGACGGTGCGCGTGTAGTAGTCAAGGCCGCGCACGAGCGTCGGGTCCTCCTCGTAGGCGATGCCCGCCTCGTCCAGGTAGCGCTTGACCTGCTCGTAGTGGGTGGCGCACTCCTCGCATAGGTTCTCATGGGCCAGCGGGGCTGCGGCCATGACCTCGCGGCAGTGGTCGTTCTTGCAGTCGAAGGCGCGCAGGGGGTTTATCTCCGCACGCTCGCGGCACTCCTCGCACATCTCGTCGGCATGGTCGAGGATGAACTGGCGGACCTTCTCGCGATAGGCCGGGCGGCATGCGGCGTCACCCATGGAGTTGATGGCCAGGTGCAGGTGGGCAGGGTCGATGCCCAGCGCACGGTAGAAGTCCATGAGGATGATGATGCACTCGGCGTCCGCCGCCGGGTCAGGAGCGCCCAGCCACTCGACGCCCACCTGGTGGAACTGGCGCAGACGGCCCTTCTGCGGGCGCTCGCCGCGAAACATCGGCTCGGCATACCACAGCTTCACCGGGGCCCCGCCCTGCGGAACGAAGTTGTTCTCCACCGCGGCACGCACCACACCCGCCGTACCCTCGGGGCGCATGGCCAGGCGCTGCTTGGGCTTGAGGCCCGCGTCGGAGCCGGCCGCGAACACGCGGTCGAGCAGCGCGCCGGAGAAGACGCGGAACATCTCCTTGCGCACCACGTCCGTGGACTCGCCGATACCGTGCACGAACGTGGAGACCTGCTCCATCGCCGGCGTCTCGATGGCCGCAAAGCCGTACGGCGCAAACGTCTGCCGCGCAACGGCCTGCATGCGCTCCCAGGCACGCATGCGCGCGCCAAACAGGTCCTCGGTGCCCTCTGCCTTGTTCGCCATGTGGCATCCCTCTCACTCGCTATGTAACTGGTTGAGTATAACGCGGGCAGCTCGAACGTGACCACAGGGCGGCAGCGTTATCATGGCGTCCGAGAAAACGCACGCCAACGTGAGGAGACCCACATGCACCTGTTCCGCAACGACTACTCCGAGGGCGCCGCGCCCCAGATCATGGACGCCGTCGCCGCGTGCGGCGGCGAGCAGAGCGTTGGCTACACGGAGGGCGACGCCCACTGCGAGCACGCCCGCGAGCTCATCCGCGAGGCCTGCGGCTGCCCAGACGCCATGGTCGAGTTCTGCATCGGCGGCACGAGCGCCAACGTCATCTGCCTGTCCGGCATGCTGCGCGACTGGGAGGGCGCCATCTGCACGCGAGACGCCCACATCATCGTGCACGAGACGGGCGCGCTGGCCGCATGCGGCCGCACGTCGCTGCCCACCGACGACGCGGACGGCTTCCTCACGCCGGAGGCCGCCGAGCGCGTCTACCAGTTCCAGATGGGCACGGGCCGCCACATGACGCGCCCGGGCGCCATCTACATCACCGACACCACCGAGCTGGGCGGCGTGTGGAGCCGCGAGCGCTTTGACGCCATCTGCGACTGGGCACGCGGCCACGACCTGGGCATCTTCTTGGACGGGGCGCGCCTGGGCAGCGCGCTCACGGCGCCTGGCAACGACCTTACGCTCGAGCACATCGCAAGCCGCGTGGACGCGTTCTACATCGGCGGCACCAAGAACGGCATGCTCATGGGCGAGGCCATCGTCATCTGCGGCCACGGCGAGCACGCGCAGCGCCTGCGCGAGGCGTTCCCCTACCTGCAGAAGGAGCGCGGCGGCCTTCTCGCGAAGGGATTTCTGCTGGGCGCGCAGTTCGAGGCGGCGTTCGAGGCCGCCAAGGGCTCCGAGGCCCTGTACTGGCAGCTTGCGAGGCATGCCAACGAG contains the following coding sequences:
- a CDS encoding RluA family pseudouridine synthase, with translation MGPNKGHNAAGAAGTHEAPAAPAVVYEDEWLLAADKPAGLIVHGDGTGTATLTDVVRAHLEREGRDEAAAQLQAVQRLDADTTGLVLFCLDKAVQPRLDALVASHDGIEKRYLAIVRGEVPEGLSVIDAALARDRHDARRMRVDARVGKPSRTRVRVLDVAGPRRARLSLLELTLETGRKHQIRVHLASRGYPILGDALYGVPADRSGRAPLMLHAASEALAHPVTGKRLELAVPYPERYSVFFPR
- the hisS gene encoding histidine--tRNA ligase gives rise to the protein MANKAEGTEDLFGARMRAWERMQAVARQTFAPYGFAAIETPAMEQVSTFVHGIGESTDVVRKEMFRVFSGALLDRVFAAGSDAGLKPKQRLAMRPEGTAGVVRAAVENNFVPQGGAPVKLWYAEPMFRGERPQKGRLRQFHQVGVEWLGAPDPAADAECIIILMDFYRALGIDPAHLHLAINSMGDAACRPAYREKVRQFILDHADEMCEECRERAEINPLRAFDCKNDHCREVMAAAPLAHENLCEECATHYEQVKRYLDEAGIAYEEDPTLVRGLDYYTRTVFEVDYTPDPAIGAIGGGGRYDGLMELEGGKPTPGIGFAVGFERVMLALEAEGVNLGGEEPSCVYVAGTEAEMRPAVFSATLALRRAGIRTEADYQGRSLKAQFKQADKHNASLCVVIGPDEVAAHTATIRDMGTHEQVSVPMDELAARVAERLA
- a CDS encoding threonine aldolase family protein → MHLFRNDYSEGAAPQIMDAVAACGGEQSVGYTEGDAHCEHARELIREACGCPDAMVEFCIGGTSANVICLSGMLRDWEGAICTRDAHIIVHETGALAACGRTSLPTDDADGFLTPEAAERVYQFQMGTGRHMTRPGAIYITDTTELGGVWSRERFDAICDWARGHDLGIFLDGARLGSALTAPGNDLTLEHIASRVDAFYIGGTKNGMLMGEAIVICGHGEHAQRLREAFPYLQKERGGLLAKGFLLGAQFEAAFEAAKGSEALYWQLARHANECADRLRQGLVAAGLDLYGNSTSNQVFVTVSEDQEARLAQAAGCETFYVLADGRRVVRFVCSWATAAEDVDELLGLVRELA